From one Paeniglutamicibacter psychrophenolicus genomic stretch:
- a CDS encoding FAD-dependent oxidoreductase, producing the protein MPVFNDGITETASPQTPNIVTTNVLIVGSGPAGSSAALFLSNQGIENIMITKYRWTANTPRAHITNQRTMEVLRDAGIEDQVLAEATPHELMGDTVYCESMAGEEIGRRPTWGLRPDRRADYELASPSMPCDIPQTLLEPIMLKNATMRGTQTQFSTEYLSHTQDAEGVSVQVLNRLTGHEYTIRAKYLIGADGARSKVAADIDLPMEGAMDIGGSMNITFKADLAHLAAHRPSILYWVFNPGSNIGGLGAGLIRMVRPWNEWLICWGFDINGEPPVLDNDEAIRVIRNLVGIEDLEVEILGYSLWGNNEQYATHLQKGRVFCAGDAIHKHPPSHGLGSNTSIQDAYNLAWKLAAVIKGQAGHELLETYSVERAPVAKQIVTRANDSGREYKPIFDALGVTDATTDEEFVQKLKLRKENSPEGAARRKALRAALDNKDYEFNAQGTEIGQFYESSAVVSDGGTRPESTQDPMLHHQKSTYPGLRLPHAWLGDRDLKFSTHDIAKGTGFTLFTGITGQAWADAAAEVAAGLGIELVAVVIGEGLEVQDLYGDWMHQREVEEDGVILVRPDKHIGWRSHRMVADPRSALFEVLSSILGRPASDAGISIDDLMELAR; encoded by the coding sequence ATGCCTGTTTTCAACGATGGAATCACCGAAACCGCTTCGCCCCAGACCCCGAACATCGTCACGACCAACGTCCTGATCGTCGGCTCCGGGCCGGCCGGCAGCTCCGCTGCACTCTTCCTGTCCAACCAGGGCATCGAGAACATCATGATCACCAAGTACCGCTGGACGGCCAACACCCCGCGCGCCCACATCACCAACCAGCGCACCATGGAGGTGCTGCGGGATGCAGGCATCGAGGACCAGGTCCTGGCCGAGGCGACGCCGCATGAGCTCATGGGTGACACCGTCTACTGCGAGTCCATGGCCGGCGAGGAAATCGGGCGCCGCCCCACTTGGGGCCTGCGCCCCGACCGCCGGGCCGACTACGAGCTGGCTTCCCCCTCGATGCCCTGCGACATCCCGCAGACGCTGCTGGAGCCGATCATGCTCAAGAACGCCACCATGCGCGGCACCCAGACGCAGTTCTCCACCGAATACCTCAGCCACACCCAGGACGCCGAGGGCGTGAGCGTGCAGGTGCTCAACAGGCTCACCGGGCACGAATACACGATCCGGGCCAAGTACCTCATCGGCGCCGACGGTGCCCGCTCGAAGGTCGCCGCCGACATCGACCTGCCCATGGAGGGCGCCATGGACATCGGCGGCTCCATGAACATCACCTTCAAGGCCGACCTCGCCCACCTGGCCGCCCACCGCCCCTCGATCCTCTACTGGGTCTTCAACCCCGGCTCCAACATCGGCGGCCTTGGCGCCGGGCTGATCCGCATGGTCAGGCCGTGGAACGAGTGGCTGATCTGCTGGGGCTTCGACATCAACGGCGAGCCCCCGGTGCTCGACAACGACGAAGCCATCCGCGTCATCCGCAACCTGGTCGGCATCGAGGACCTCGAGGTCGAGATCCTGGGGTACTCGTTGTGGGGAAACAACGAGCAATACGCCACGCACCTGCAGAAGGGACGCGTCTTCTGTGCGGGAGACGCCATCCACAAGCACCCGCCGAGCCACGGGCTGGGCTCGAACACCTCCATCCAGGACGCCTACAACCTGGCGTGGAAACTTGCAGCGGTGATCAAGGGGCAGGCCGGCCACGAGCTGCTGGAGACCTACTCGGTCGAGCGCGCCCCGGTCGCCAAGCAGATCGTCACCCGTGCGAATGATTCCGGGCGCGAATACAAGCCGATCTTCGACGCCCTGGGCGTCACCGACGCCACCACCGACGAGGAATTCGTGCAGAAGCTCAAGCTGCGCAAGGAAAACTCCCCCGAGGGCGCCGCACGCCGCAAGGCCCTGCGGGCCGCCCTGGACAACAAGGACTACGAGTTCAACGCCCAGGGCACGGAGATCGGCCAGTTCTACGAGTCGAGCGCCGTCGTTTCCGACGGAGGCACACGCCCCGAATCCACCCAAGACCCGATGCTCCACCACCAGAAGTCCACCTACCCGGGGTTGCGCCTTCCCCATGCCTGGCTCGGCGACAGGGACCTGAAGTTCTCCACCCACGACATCGCCAAGGGCACCGGGTTCACGCTCTTTACCGGCATCACCGGTCAGGCGTGGGCAGACGCCGCAGCCGAGGTGGCCGCGGGGCTTGGCATCGAGCTGGTGGCCGTGGTCATCGGCGAGGGCCTCGAGGTGCAGGACCTCTACGGGGATTGGATGCACCAACGCGAGGTCGAAGAGGACGGTGTCATCCTGGTCCGCCCGGACAAGCACATCGGGTGGCGGTCCCATCGCATGGTTGCGGATCCGCGGTCCGCGCTGTTCGAGGTGTTGTCCTCGATACTGGGACGACCGGCCTCGGATGCCGGCATATCGATCGACGACCTGATGGAGCTTGCGCGCTAG
- the rpsT gene encoding 30S ribosomal protein S20, translating into MANIKSQKKRILTNEKARQRNAAVKSELRTAIRAVNTAVAAEDKDAAATALVAAGRKIDKAATKGVLHKNNAANHKSAISKKVNAL; encoded by the coding sequence GTGGCTAATATCAAGTCCCAGAAGAAGCGCATTCTCACCAACGAGAAGGCACGCCAGCGTAACGCTGCCGTCAAGTCCGAACTTCGCACCGCAATCCGCGCAGTGAACACTGCCGTTGCAGCCGAAGACAAGGATGCAGCAGCAACCGCACTGGTTGCAGCTGGCCGCAAGATCGACAAGGCCGCGACCAAGGGTGTGCTGCACAAGAACAACGCAGCAAACCACAAGTCGGCCATCTCCAAGAAGGTTAACGCCCTCTAA
- a CDS encoding IS1249 family transposase: protein MPTTARQNGVSYSLGPLNVNGSGNSRHCEVCGSRLKRNGKTTAGTQRWRCIDCGASSVRRRADLARRAELDRFVAWLMGKDSQAEIGPGSGRTFRRSTRWCWNIEPAPAVTGEIHGQVQMDGIYLGRGWCCLIAIADGHVIGWQWCDTEKSAAWLALMEAIPAPRAVVIDGGSGLASALSRAWPETRIQRCLVHVQRNVRTYLTLRPRTDAGRALRRISLALTRLKTTQEAAAWVLVLNQWYTEHGELIKARTYQQGPAGFRPAGVRAGQAWWYTHDRLRKAYRLMERLARNGHLFTYLHPELADIGVDSTTNRIEGGVNTHLRALLRTHRGMPPAHAKRAVEWWLYTHTENPAAPHTLIRPEHLKPLPRQAPREEPVGPELLGTALSESEGLWARKGWAGRPC from the coding sequence ATCCCAACGACGGCGCGGCAGAACGGGGTTTCTTATAGTCTTGGGCCATTAAACGTGAATGGTTCTGGAAATTCGAGGCACTGTGAAGTATGTGGATCTCGTCTGAAACGCAATGGAAAGACAACGGCAGGGACCCAGCGCTGGAGGTGCATTGACTGCGGGGCCAGCAGCGTGCGCAGACGGGCGGACCTGGCCCGCAGGGCCGAGCTGGACCGGTTCGTGGCCTGGCTGATGGGCAAGGATTCCCAGGCCGAGATCGGGCCCGGCAGCGGGCGGACCTTCCGCCGCTCCACCCGGTGGTGCTGGAACATCGAACCCGCCCCGGCGGTGACCGGCGAGATCCACGGGCAGGTCCAGATGGACGGCATCTACCTGGGCCGGGGGTGGTGCTGCCTGATCGCGATCGCCGACGGGCACGTCATCGGCTGGCAGTGGTGCGACACGGAAAAGTCGGCCGCCTGGCTGGCCCTGATGGAAGCGATCCCGGCCCCGCGGGCGGTGGTCATCGACGGCGGCTCGGGGCTGGCCTCGGCCCTGTCGCGGGCCTGGCCCGAGACCCGGATCCAGCGCTGCCTGGTCCATGTCCAGCGCAACGTGCGCACCTACCTGACGCTGCGGCCGCGCACCGACGCCGGGCGGGCGTTGCGCCGTATTTCCCTGGCCCTGACGCGGCTGAAGACCACGCAGGAGGCCGCCGCCTGGGTGCTGGTGCTGAACCAGTGGTACACCGAGCACGGCGAGCTGATCAAGGCGCGCACCTACCAGCAGGGTCCCGCGGGTTTCCGCCCCGCCGGCGTCCGGGCGGGCCAGGCCTGGTGGTACACCCACGACCGGCTGCGCAAGGCCTACCGGCTCATGGAGCGCCTGGCCAGGAACGGGCACCTGTTCACCTACCTGCACCCGGAGCTGGCCGATATCGGCGTCGACTCGACGACCAACCGGATCGAGGGCGGGGTCAACACGCACCTGCGCGCCCTGCTGCGCACCCACCGGGGCATGCCCCCGGCCCACGCCAAGCGCGCCGTCGAATGGTGGCTCTACACCCACACCGAAAACCCGGCCGCGCCCCACACCCTCATCCGTCCCGAGCACCTCAAGCCATTGCCGAGGCAAGCACCCCGTGAGGAACCGGTTGGGCCGGAGTTGCTCGGCACCGCACTGAGCGAGTCCGAGGGGCTGTGGGCCCGGAAGGGATGGGCCGGCAGGCCCTGCTGA
- a CDS encoding ComEC/Rec2 family competence protein — protein MSAPPGGRAMGWAAGKLAEKARKWLEIAPRDAPEPEPGRVDLRGCWALAGAWAAALGGVQLAETPQVFWAVGLWLAAGTGLLALLRPRHGRLGPAATPSFAAPALACAAAGLVFTQLVLTGAGSNPATLKEAAASGSPVRVQLAFTAAPRAGTVIDRFSEDAREHRQFTVEARVLSVARSGNWIVSGVPVRLSYPESRAGGIPPAAGTTVEVIAKVSAAEPGDRLRFWLNAAADLLPVGEPKEPGVFEAMRARFVAACAALPQPARALLPGMVFGDRRGADKALNEAMKVAGLSHLSAVSGANCAMVLGFVVALCRVLGLGRAPTLVLGLGALAGFVLLVGYEPSVLRAAVMGTIAAVGVHASRGRNALSALSLAVVLLLAIDPWLAGEPAFRLSALATAGIVVIGRRLAERLNRWMPAVLAEGTAIALAAQIACLPVLVALNPSFSLYSVPANLLVAPFIPWITVAGTLGVVVLMLVPPVGLALVWLAGMPAMVVGILGTWIASLPGALRPWPAGAAGIVLAWGIVLGVLVALGQVRPLAGTWRSAARLGVQGIATGLLLGLVLPVTALVPAPAIDWLVVACDVGQGDGMLLNAGDGSAVVVDTGREPGQIDACLDRMRVKEVAAVFITHRHADHDGGLEGVGDRRSVDALYYSAADDPDDPPVITDGRGREPEAKQLGSGATGNAGPLSWRVLGPIPSGLFTDENDASLVIRFEIQVPGAPRPVSLLATGDMQEEAMGQLIDRGLITHADILKVAHHGAANGGVRTAPAVRPVLALISVGAQNTYGHPSDTALRALEENHVVALRTDIRGTIIVGWDGKGLAVSSLGPGPAAAP, from the coding sequence ATGAGCGCCCCGCCCGGCGGCCGCGCCATGGGATGGGCCGCGGGAAAACTCGCCGAAAAGGCCCGCAAGTGGCTGGAGATCGCCCCAAGGGATGCCCCGGAGCCGGAGCCCGGGCGCGTTGACCTGCGCGGCTGCTGGGCGCTGGCCGGGGCCTGGGCCGCGGCGCTGGGCGGGGTGCAGCTGGCCGAAACACCCCAGGTTTTCTGGGCCGTGGGACTGTGGCTTGCCGCCGGAACCGGGTTGCTGGCGTTGCTGCGTCCCCGGCACGGGCGACTGGGGCCGGCCGCGACCCCGAGCTTTGCCGCACCGGCACTGGCCTGCGCCGCGGCGGGGCTGGTCTTCACGCAATTGGTGCTCACCGGGGCCGGCAGCAACCCTGCCACCCTGAAGGAAGCGGCGGCCAGCGGGTCGCCGGTGCGCGTCCAGCTCGCCTTCACCGCCGCCCCGAGGGCCGGGACAGTCATCGACAGGTTCTCCGAGGACGCCCGGGAGCACCGGCAGTTCACCGTCGAGGCGCGCGTGCTCTCCGTGGCCCGGAGCGGGAACTGGATCGTCTCAGGGGTCCCGGTGCGGCTGAGCTACCCCGAGTCCCGTGCCGGAGGGATCCCGCCGGCCGCCGGCACCACCGTGGAGGTCATTGCCAAGGTCTCGGCCGCCGAGCCCGGGGACCGGCTGCGCTTCTGGCTCAACGCCGCCGCGGACCTGCTCCCGGTGGGCGAGCCCAAGGAACCGGGGGTTTTCGAGGCGATGCGCGCCCGCTTCGTCGCCGCCTGCGCAGCGCTGCCGCAACCGGCCCGCGCCCTGCTCCCGGGCATGGTGTTCGGGGACCGCAGAGGAGCGGACAAGGCGTTGAACGAGGCCATGAAGGTGGCGGGGCTTTCGCACCTCAGCGCGGTCAGCGGCGCAAATTGCGCCATGGTGCTGGGCTTCGTGGTGGCGCTGTGCCGGGTCCTGGGCCTGGGACGGGCGCCCACGCTGGTGCTCGGCCTTGGCGCGTTGGCCGGGTTCGTGCTGCTGGTCGGATACGAGCCCAGCGTGCTGCGCGCGGCGGTCATGGGCACCATCGCGGCCGTGGGGGTGCACGCCTCCCGGGGCCGGAACGCACTGTCGGCGTTGTCGTTGGCGGTGGTGCTGCTGCTGGCCATCGACCCGTGGCTGGCCGGCGAGCCTGCCTTCCGGCTCTCCGCCCTGGCCACCGCCGGGATCGTTGTCATCGGGCGGCGCCTGGCCGAACGGCTGAACCGCTGGATGCCGGCGGTCCTGGCCGAGGGCACAGCCATCGCCCTGGCCGCGCAGATCGCCTGCCTGCCGGTGCTGGTGGCCCTGAACCCGTCCTTCTCGCTGTACTCGGTGCCCGCGAACCTGCTGGTGGCACCGTTCATCCCGTGGATCACCGTGGCCGGGACGCTCGGCGTCGTGGTGCTGATGCTGGTTCCGCCGGTGGGCCTGGCCCTTGTCTGGTTGGCCGGGATGCCGGCGATGGTCGTGGGAATCCTCGGGACATGGATCGCCTCGCTGCCGGGGGCGCTGCGGCCCTGGCCCGCCGGTGCGGCGGGGATCGTGCTGGCGTGGGGCATCGTGCTGGGCGTGCTGGTTGCCCTGGGCCAGGTGCGCCCACTTGCCGGCACCTGGCGGTCAGCGGCGCGGCTGGGCGTGCAGGGGATCGCGACGGGGTTGCTGCTGGGACTGGTGCTTCCGGTCACCGCGCTGGTGCCCGCCCCGGCGATCGATTGGCTGGTGGTCGCCTGCGACGTGGGGCAGGGCGACGGGATGCTGTTGAACGCCGGGGACGGAAGCGCGGTGGTGGTGGACACCGGGCGCGAGCCCGGTCAGATCGATGCGTGCCTGGATCGGATGCGGGTCAAGGAGGTCGCCGCGGTGTTCATCACGCACCGGCATGCCGACCACGACGGCGGGCTGGAGGGCGTGGGGGACCGGCGGAGCGTGGACGCACTGTACTACTCCGCGGCCGACGACCCGGATGATCCTCCGGTGATCACGGACGGCCGTGGCCGGGAACCGGAGGCGAAGCAGCTGGGTTCGGGCGCCACCGGGAACGCCGGGCCGTTGTCGTGGCGTGTGCTGGGCCCGATCCCCTCGGGGCTGTTCACCGACGAGAACGACGCATCGCTGGTCATCCGCTTCGAGATCCAGGTGCCCGGGGCGCCAAGGCCGGTATCGCTGCTGGCCACCGGGGACATGCAGGAAGAAGCCATGGGCCAGCTCATCGACAGGGGGCTCATCACCCACGCCGACATCCTGAAGGTGGCGCACCACGGAGCCGCGAACGGCGGGGTCCGCACGGCGCCGGCGGTGCGGCCGGTGCTGGCGCTGATCAGCGTGGGGGCGCAGAACACCTATGGCCATCCCTCGGACACGGCGCTTCGGGCGCTGGAGGAGAACCACGTGGTGGCGTTGCGCACCGATATCCGCGGGACCATCATCGTGGGCTGGGACGGAAAGGGGCTGGCGGTTTCCTCCCTCGGCCCGGGGCCGGCGGCGGCACCGTGA
- the holA gene encoding DNA polymerase III subunit delta gives MAAPRGTSKNAGISWRSVAPAPLVLLQGSEELLASRAFDAVRSALRAGAEIELVRFEANSYERGELLLASSPSLFSETKLIEVRSMAAMNEDFLNDALAYAKSPAPDATLVMHHSGGVRGKKLLDALKAAGAVLVDCQPLKKDSEKVDFVTQEFRAAKRKLSAEGARALVAALGSDLSELGAACSQLLQDTTGAIDQDMVDKYYGGRVEATGFKVADAALAGRADIALSTLRHALATGTDPVPIVATLAMKLRQVAKVAGARKSSGQLASELGMPPWQVQQAQEQARHWNVDDIARCIRLVAEADAQVKGASRDPEYAVERAVTQISLAARR, from the coding sequence ATGGCAGCGCCACGAGGCACATCCAAGAACGCGGGCATTTCATGGCGGTCCGTGGCTCCCGCGCCACTGGTCCTGTTGCAGGGTTCCGAGGAATTGCTGGCCAGCCGCGCCTTCGATGCCGTGCGTTCGGCCCTGCGTGCCGGTGCCGAGATCGAGCTGGTCCGCTTCGAAGCCAACAGCTACGAACGCGGCGAACTGCTGCTGGCCTCCAGTCCCTCGCTGTTCAGCGAAACCAAGCTCATCGAGGTCCGCTCGATGGCCGCGATGAACGAGGACTTCCTCAACGACGCCCTGGCCTACGCGAAGTCCCCGGCGCCCGATGCCACCTTGGTCATGCACCATTCCGGGGGAGTGCGCGGGAAGAAACTGCTGGATGCGCTCAAGGCCGCCGGAGCGGTTCTCGTTGACTGCCAGCCGCTGAAGAAGGACTCCGAAAAGGTCGACTTCGTCACCCAGGAATTCCGGGCCGCCAAGCGCAAGCTCAGTGCCGAGGGTGCCCGCGCCCTGGTTGCCGCACTGGGCAGCGACCTTTCGGAACTGGGCGCCGCCTGCTCCCAGCTGTTGCAGGACACCACCGGGGCCATCGACCAGGACATGGTCGACAAGTACTACGGCGGCCGCGTGGAGGCCACCGGGTTCAAGGTAGCCGATGCGGCCTTGGCGGGCCGGGCCGACATCGCCCTGAGCACGCTGAGACACGCATTGGCCACGGGGACCGACCCGGTGCCGATCGTCGCGACCCTGGCCATGAAGCTGCGCCAGGTCGCCAAGGTGGCCGGGGCACGCAAATCCTCGGGCCAGCTGGCCAGCGAGTTGGGGATGCCGCCGTGGCAGGTCCAGCAGGCCCAGGAGCAGGCCCGGCATTGGAACGTCGATGACATCGCCCGCTGCATCCGGCTGGTCGCGGAGGCCGATGCCCAGGTCAAGGGCGCGTCGCGTGACCCAGAATACGCCGTGGAACGTGCGGTGACCCAGATCTCGCTGGCTGCGCGCCGCTAG
- a CDS encoding phosphatase PAP2 family protein, translating to MSNNTAPRQEPAPPHPARRLETLPQIRRWIMVPGMLVAAVLATGFSARLIPGYAGAELVVDQELSLHHDGVLNAAAMALGGIFSPVGGTVLLALACLFLLVVRRSPVNALAFGSVASVGWLSAQLVKVVVERPRPNPALLVDPLAPETGFDSFPSGHVSLAVGLAFAIWFLARGSRWERFSVVFGSAMVAGLALSRLYVGVHYPTEVLAAMVSASAAVLFFCGPWNRYAVALVSRLGFLGAFGPMPKRTDAAGALQRPKA from the coding sequence ATGAGCAACAACACCGCACCCCGACAAGAACCTGCCCCACCACACCCGGCCAGGCGACTGGAAACCCTGCCGCAGATCCGGCGATGGATCATGGTGCCCGGCATGCTTGTCGCGGCGGTGCTGGCCACGGGCTTCAGCGCCCGTTTGATCCCGGGCTATGCGGGTGCGGAATTGGTGGTGGACCAGGAGCTCAGCCTGCACCATGACGGGGTGCTCAACGCTGCGGCCATGGCCCTGGGCGGAATTTTCAGCCCCGTGGGCGGGACCGTCCTGCTGGCGTTGGCTTGCTTGTTCCTGCTGGTTGTGCGCCGATCACCGGTCAATGCGCTGGCATTCGGGTCGGTCGCGTCCGTGGGCTGGCTCTCCGCCCAGCTCGTGAAGGTCGTCGTGGAACGGCCGCGGCCGAACCCGGCCCTGCTCGTGGACCCGCTGGCACCCGAAACCGGCTTTGATTCTTTCCCCTCGGGTCACGTGAGCCTGGCGGTGGGTTTGGCCTTCGCCATCTGGTTCCTGGCCCGCGGGTCCCGTTGGGAACGGTTCTCGGTGGTTTTCGGCAGCGCGATGGTGGCCGGACTGGCGCTGTCGCGCCTCTACGTGGGCGTGCATTACCCCACGGAAGTACTGGCAGCGATGGTGAGCGCCAGTGCCGCGGTCCTGTTCTTTTGCGGACCGTGGAACCGCTACGCCGTGGCGCTGGTCTCCCGCCTGGGATTCCTGGGCGCATTCGGACCGATGCCGAAGCGCACGGATGCGGCCGGTGCCTTGCAGCGGCCCAAGGCCTGA
- a CDS encoding ComEA family DNA-binding protein, with protein sequence MGSHEWADHAARTNLGPAPGHLRVLIGRSAAIVLILGALTWISVSLLFNPPPRAPGNTETIPLQVAQPPQVEATGDPPAKEPPPEKPIREPGQPAPDSPGAGDGSAPPAAGATAVVHMIGAVKDPGVYALPLGSRVLDAVNRAGGLAKDAAPEAINLAAQIRDGEQIRIPRRGEAAPGPVPDPGQTGGTGPPGAAPGKLNVNTANQAALEELPGIGPALAGRILAFRQAHGPFKNLSELDAVSGIGPAMLGNLRDLVVFE encoded by the coding sequence ATGGGCTCTCACGAATGGGCGGATCATGCCGCCAGGACCAACCTGGGCCCGGCCCCCGGGCACTTGCGTGTGCTCATCGGCAGATCCGCGGCAATCGTCCTGATCCTCGGCGCCCTGACGTGGATCTCGGTGTCGCTGCTGTTCAACCCGCCCCCGCGTGCCCCGGGCAACACCGAAACCATCCCGCTGCAGGTCGCCCAGCCCCCGCAGGTTGAAGCCACCGGCGACCCGCCTGCCAAGGAACCCCCGCCCGAAAAACCCATTCGGGAACCGGGGCAACCGGCACCCGACTCCCCCGGTGCGGGGGACGGATCGGCCCCGCCTGCTGCCGGTGCCACCGCCGTGGTCCACATGATCGGCGCGGTGAAGGACCCCGGGGTCTACGCCCTGCCGCTGGGTTCGAGGGTGCTCGATGCGGTGAACCGGGCCGGAGGCCTGGCCAAGGACGCGGCACCCGAGGCGATCAACCTGGCCGCCCAGATCCGCGACGGCGAACAGATCCGCATCCCGCGCCGCGGCGAAGCCGCACCGGGCCCGGTGCCCGACCCCGGACAGACAGGCGGCACCGGGCCTCCGGGTGCCGCGCCGGGCAAGCTCAACGTGAACACCGCCAACCAGGCGGCACTGGAAGAACTGCCGGGCATCGGCCCCGCCCTGGCCGGAAGGATCCTGGCCTTCAGGCAGGCCCATGGTCCTTTCAAGAACCTCAGCGAGCTGGACGCCGTCAGCGGCATCGGCCCGGCGATGCTGGGCAACCTGCGGGACCTGGTGGTGTTTGAATGA